DNA sequence from the Lysobacter silvisoli genome:
CAGGATCACGCCGGCCAGCGCGGCGCGGCGGATTTCCGGGTCGGTGTAGCGCGGACGCGACTCGAAATCGGCCTGGCTGTACAGGCGGTAGCAGGTGCCCTCGCTGATGCGGCCGCAGCGGCCCTTGCGCTGGTCGGCGCTGGCCTGGCTCACCGGCTCGATGTGCAGGCGGTCGAGCTTGCCGCGCGGGCTGTAGCGCTTGACCCGGGCCAGGCCCGGATCGACCACGTAGCGGATGCGCGGCACCGTCAGCGAGGTCTCGGCCACGTTGGTGGTCAGCACGATGCGGCGCTTGGGGCCGGGGTTGAACACCCGGTCCTGGTCGCGCGCCGACAGCCGCGCGTACAGCGGCAGCACTTCGGTCTCGCGGTACTTGCGCCGCTCCAGTGCCTGGTGGGCGTCGCGGATCTCGCGTTCGCCGGGCAGGAAGATGAGCACGTCGCCACGCGGATCCTCGCCGGTGATTTCGTCGCAGGCCGCGACGATGCCCTCGTTGACCGTGCGCTCGCCCTCGCGCGCCTGGCGCGCGCGGCCCTGCTCGTCGGCGCCTTCGCCCTCGCCTTCCAGCGGCCGGTAGCGCACCGACACCGGATAGCCGCGGCCCTCCACGCTGACCACCGGCGCGCCGTCGAAATGCGCGGCGAAACGCTCGGTGTCGATGGTGGCCGAGGTCACGATGACCTTCAGGTCCGGGCGCTTCTTCAGCAGCTGCTTCAGATAACCCAGCAGGAAGTCGATGTTGAGGCTGCGCTCGTGGGCCTCGTCGATCAGCAGGGTGTCGTAGGCCGACAGCCAGCGGTCGGACTGGATCTCGGCCAGCAGGATGCCGTCGGTCATGAACTTGACCGCGGTGCGCTCGCCGACCTGTTCGTTGAAGCGCACCTGGTAGCCGACCGCGCCGCCCAACTCGGTGTTCAGCTCCTCGGCCACGCGCCGGGCCACCGCGCGCGCGGCGATGCGGCGCGGCTGGGTGCAGCCGATCATGCCGGCGGCGCCGCGGCCCGCGGCCAGGCACAGCTTGGGCAGCTGGGTGGTCTTGCCCGAACCGGTCTCGCCGGCGATCACCACCACCGGGTGCTTGCGGATCAATTCGACGATGCGCTCGGCCTCGCCGGCGATCGGCAGGCCCGGGTCCACCGCCGCGCGCGGCAGCGCGGCGGCGCGCGCCTCGCGCTGCGCCACCGACGCCGCCAGCGCCTGGGCGAAGGCCTCGCGCGCGCCGGCATCGGCCGGCTTGCCGCTCCAGCGCGACCACAGCCCGTGCAGACGGCCGCGGTCGCGGCTGAGCGCGCCGTCGATCGCGCGTCGCGCCTGTTTTAACGCCGCGCTCGCGGCGGCACCGTTAGCATCGGCGCCCGGCGCTGGTTTGGAGGATTCGTTCTTCATCGATAGATCGTCTGCATCGCAGCACTAGAAACAAACCATTTCACTTCGGCGGCGACTGCGCCTATTGTCGCCGCTAGTCCGGAAAAACCCTATCCGCCGTCTTCACCCACCCGTTCCCCCACCTGCAAGCAGGAGCCTCCCATGGCCAAGCCGAACAAGACCGACAAGCCCAAATCCGGCAAGACCAAGGCCGCCAAGCCGCTGAGTCCGGCCGCCTCCCCCGCCGCCGGCAGCGCCGCGCCGTCCATCGATATCGGGATCTCGCCGGCCGATCGCAAGAAGATCGCCGAGGGCCTGTCGCGCTTCCTGGCCGACAGCTACACCCTGTACCTGAAGACCCACAACTTCCATTGGAACGTGACGGGCCCGATGTTCAATGCCCTGCACGTGATGTTCGAGACCCAGTACACCGAGCAGTGGACCGCGCTGGACGAGATCGCCGAGCGCATCCGCGCCCTGGGCTTCAACGCCCCCGGCTCCTACGCCGAGTTCGTGCGCCTGAGCTCGATCCCCGAGGAACCGGGCCTGACCGACGCCGCCGACTGGCGCGAGATGGTCCGCCAGCTGGTGGTGGGCAACGAAGCGGTGTGCCGCACCGCGCGCAAGGTACTCGACCAGGCCGACGACGTCGACGACGCGCCCACCGAGGACCTGCTGACCCAGCGCCTGCAGACCCACGAGAAGTACGCCTGGATGCTGCGCTCGCTGCTGCAGTAAGGCGGCGCCGGCCGCTCCCTGCGCGGGGAGCGGCCTTTTGCCCTGTGTGGGAGCGACATGCCGGGGGCCGGCCCGACCGCCGCCCTACGCCGAACCGCGGCAAATTCCTACCTCCATCCGCGCCGCGCGCTTAGCGGCCGTAACGACGGCGCTCGTTACACTAGGCGCCATGTCAGATTCCGCACTCGAGCTGCTGCGCCGGATTTTCGGCCATTCCGACTTCCGCGGCGAGCAGGCGCAGATCGTCCAGCACGTGGCCGACGGCGGCGACGCCCTGGTGCTGATGCCCACCGGCGGCGGCAAGTCGCTGTGCTACCAGCTGCCTTCGCTGCTGCGCGAGGGTTGCGGCCTGGTGGTCTCGCCGCTGATCGCGCTGATGCAGGACCAGGTCGAGGCGCTGCGCCAGCTGGGCGTGCGCGCGGCCTATCTCAATTCCACCCTCAGCGCCGACGACGCGGCCGAGGTCGAACGCCAGCTGCTGGCCGGCGAACTCGAACTGCTGTACGTGGCGCCCGAGCGCCTGCTCAGCCCGCGCTGCCTGAACCTGATCGACCGCGCGCGCATCGCCCTGTTCGCCATCGACGAGGCGCACTGCGTCTCACAATGGGGCCACGACTTCCGCCCGGAGTACCGCGAACTCACCATCCTGCACGAGCGCTGGCCGGACATCCCGCGCATCGCCCTGACCGCCACCGCCGACGCGCCGACACAGCGCGAGATCGCCGAACGGCTGAACCTGGAGGACGCGCGCCGCTTCGTCAGCTCCTTCGACCGCCCCAACCTGCGCTACCGCGTGGTGCACAAGGACAACGGCACCCGCCAGCTGCTGGACTTCCTGGCCGCCCACCGCGGCGAAAGCGGCATCGTCTACGCCTTTTCGCGGCGCCGGGTCGAAGCCGTGGCCGAACAGCTGGTCGAGGCCGGCCTGCGCGCCCTGCCCTACCACGCCGGCATGGACGCGGCCGTGCGCGCGGCCAACCAGCGCCGCTTCCTGCAAGAGGACGGCGTGGTCATGGTCGCCACCATCGCCTTCGGCATGGGCATCGACAAACCCGACGTGCGCTTCGTCGCCCACGTCGACCTGCCCAAGTCGATCGAGGGCTACTACCAGGAGACCGGCCGTGCCGGCCGCGACGGCGAACCCGCCGAGGCCTGGCTCTGCTACGGCCTGGGCGACGTGGTCAACCTGCGCCAGCTGATCCAGCAGGGCGAGGCCGGCGAGGAGCGCAAGCGCCTGGAACTGCGCAAGCTCGATGCGCTGCTGGGTTACTGCGAATCCACCCAATGCCGGCGCCAGGCGCTGCTGGGCTGGTTCGGCGAACCGCATCCGGGCGCCTGCGGCAACTGCGACAACTGCCTGGAGCCGCCGCAGAGCTGGGACGGCACCGAGGCCGCGCGCAAGGCGCTGTCCTGCGTCTACCGCACCGGCCAGCGTTTCGGCGCCGGCCACGTGATCGACGTGCTGCGCGGCGTGCGCACCGAAAAGGTCGACAAGTTCGGCCACGAGCGCCTGAGCACCTGGGGCATCGGCGCCGACCTGGACCTGCGCCAGTGGAGCAGCGTGTTCCGCCAACTGGTGGCCGCGGGCCTGCTGGAGGCCGACATCGAGCGTCACGGCGCGCTGCGCCTGACCGCCGACAGCGGCCCGGTGCTGCGCGGCGAGCGCGAACTGCGCTTCCGGGTCGAAGCGCCCAAGGCCGCGCGCACCCGCGGCAAGTCGCGCGGCACCGCCGCGCCGGCCGCGCTGGACCTGGAGCCGGCCGCGCTGCAGCGCTTCAACGCCTTGCGCGAATGGCGCTCGGTCACCGCGCGCGAGCAGAACGTGCCGGCCTACGTGATCTTCCACGACGCCACCCTGCGCGCCATCGCCGAATCCGCCCCGGACGACCTGGACGAGCTGGCGCAGATCCCCGGCATAGGTGCGAGCAAGCTGGATCGCTATGGCGAGGCGGTGTTGCAGCATCTGCTGGATCACGCTTAGGCGCGGAGAGCTGCAGCAAAAGCAAATCCCCCCTAGCCCCCCTTTTCAAAGGGGGAACCACAACCAAGGGGGTGACATGCGTGGCTTCCCCTGCTTGTCTTCCCCCTTTGAAAAAGGGTGAGAACGTGCGCTTGCGAACCGCAGGTTCGCGCACGATCGAACGCCAGCAAGCTGTGCTTGCTGGCCGGAGGACCGATAGGGATTTGCTTTCCGCCGCGCACTCACCAAGAACCCTCAGCCCACAAACAAAAACGCCGGCCCTAGGCCGGCGTCTTCGCTACCGCAGGAGCGCTCTACCTCAGGCCGCCTTTTCCCACTGGCCCAGCGCGGCCAGGCCGTTGTCGCGCGCACGCGCGAACACGGTCTGCTGCGCGGCGGCGATGTTGCCAACCAGGTCCTGCGACCACAGCTTCAGCGCGGCCGACTGCATGGCGCGGCCGTAGGAGAACGACAGCGGCCAGGGGTTCGGGCCCATGCGGTTCATCATGTCCAGGTGCGCGGTGGCGTCCTCGTCGGACTGGCCGCCGGACAGGAACACGATGCCCGGCAGGGTCGCCGGCACGGTCGACTTCAGGCACTGCAGGGTGGCGGCGGCGACTTCCTCGACCGAGGCCTGCTCGTCGCAGGTGGTGCCCGGCAGGACCATCGAGGCCTTGAGGATGGTGCCTTCCAGCATCACGCTCTGCTCGTACAGCGCGCCGAACAGCGAACGCAGCACCACTTCGGTGACCTCGAAGCAGGTGTCGATATCGTGGCTGCCGTCCATGATGACTTCCGGCTCGACCATCGGCACCAGGCCCTGCTCCTGGCACAGCGCGGCGTAGCGCGCCAGCGCGTGGCTGTTGGCCTCGATGCAGGTGCCCGACGGGATGTCGTCGCCGATGTTGATGACCGCGCGCCACTTGGCGAAACGGGCGCCGAGCTTGTAGTACTCCTCCAGGCGGCCGCGCAGGCCGTCCAGGCCCTCGGTGACCACTTCACCGGGGAAGCCGGCCAGCGGCTGCGGGCCCTTGTCGACCTTGATGCCCGGGATGATGCCGTTGTCCATCATCAGCTTGGTGAACGGCACGCCGGCCTTGGTCGACTGGCGCAGGGTTTCGTCGTACAGGATCGCGCCGGAGATGTAGTCGCCCAGCTTGGGCGTGCTCAGCAGCAGCTCGCGGTAGCCGCGGCGGTTCTCTTCGGTGTTCTCGATGCCGACACCGGCGAAACGCTTGGCGATGGTGGCGGTGGACTCATCGATGGCGATGATGCCCTTGCCCGCGGCGACCATGGCCTGGGCGGTTTCGGCAAGCTGTTCGATGCTCATGGAGATCCTGCGGCAGCGGTGGGAAGCCGCAAATTATAGCCGCTGCCGATGAAGCCTGCCCGTCGCGCCGCGAATGGAATCAGGCACTTGCGAGCCACCGGACAGGTAATCGTTTTCAGCCCACCGCCGCCCCCGGCCCCCGTCGGCGCCCCGTCGAACCGGACTCAGGCCTCGGGCTTGGCCTCGGTATAAGCGCCGTAGCGCATTCGGTGCACCCAGCCGGCCAAGCCTTTGCCGCGCAGCAGGCAGATCAGGCCCAGCACGCCCTGCAGCGCGGTGGACGCGACATCGGCGATCAGCTCGGGCTGCATCGACGGGTCCATACCGGGATGATCGCGGGCGATGACCCGCATCGCCATCCAGCGCATCGCCCAGTAGACGCCGTCGACCAAGGCGTCGAACAGGTGCCAAAGGCGCCGATGATCGAGATCGCCAGCCCCAGCCATACCGCCGGCTCCAGATCGCTGTCGAAACTCTGGTCCTGCGGCCGCGCCAGGGTCAGCCGGGCAATCTTGTCGGCGAACAGCCACAGCAAGGCCACCGCCCCCAGCGCCAGCATGAAGGCCGCGCCGGCCATCAGCAGCCAGCCGCCGTCGTCGACCATCTGACGCAACCCGAAAATCCGGCTCACGCCCACGACCAGCAAGGAGATCAGGCTCCACAGCGCGACCGCGCGGATTGCCACCGAGAGCAGGCTGAAAGCGTTGGTGCGGGTCATGCGAGATCCTACCGGTCGCAGTTGTCAGGGAAATCGCCGGAAGGCGCCATGCCGGGACAGCGCCTCAAAGCTCGCCCAGCCCCTGCGCGCAACCGCCCTCGCCCACCTGCAGCAAACGCAGGGTGTTGGTGGCGCCGTGCTGTTCCATGGTGTCGCCGCTGGTGAAGATCACCCGCTCCTCGATCGCCAGCTTGCCGGCGTCGAACAACTGCTTGACCGCGCTGCGTGCGGCGTCGCGCGAGGCCAGGCCACGGCTGTCGAACTCGATCGGGTACACGTCGCGCATCAACGCCATGCGCCGGCGCGCGCCGTCGTGGCGCGAGAAGGCGTAGATCGGCGCGTTGGAACGGAACCGCGACAGGAAGCGCGCGGTGCCGCCGGACTCGGTCATGGCGACGATGGCGCGCACGCCGATGTGCTCGGACAGGAACATGGCCGCCATGGCGATGGCCTGGTCGGCGCGCTCCAGGTTGCGCGGCGCGGCCTCGAAATCGGTGTCGTGGTCGAACTGGCGCTCGGCGCCCAGGCAGATGCGCGCCATCGCCTCCACCGCCTTGATCGGATAGCGGCCGGCGGCGGATTCCTGCGACAGCATCACCGCGTCGGTGCCGTCGATGACCGCGTTGGCCACGTCCAGCACCTCGGCGCGGGTGGGGATGGGGCTGTCGACCATCGACTGCAGCATCTGCGTGGCGGTGATGACCACGCGGTTGCGCGCCAGCGACTCGCGGATGATCTTCTTCTGCAGGCCGGGAAGTTCGGCGTCGCCGATCTCCACGCCCAGGTCGCCGCGCGCGACCATGACCACGTCGCTGGCCTCCACGATCTCGGCCAGGTTCTCGATCGCCTCGGCGCGCTCGATCTTCGACACCAGGGCCGCGTCGCTGCCGGCGGCGCGGGCGATGCGGCGCGCCTCGTTCATGTCCTCGGCATTGCGGCAGAACGAGACGGCGATGAAGTCCACGCCAATCTCGGCGGCCACGCCGATCAGTTCCTTGTCGCGCTCGGTCAGCGCGCCCAGCGACAGGCCGCCGCCCTGCTTGTTCAGGCCCTTGCGGTCCGACAGCGCGCCGTCGTTGAGCACGGTGGTGACGATGCGCTGGCCCTCGACCGCGGTCACCCGCAGCTGCAGCAGGCCATCGTCGAGCAGCAGCACGTCGTCGGTGCGCACGTCGTCGGGCAGGCCCAGGTAGCTCACCCCGACCTCGCGCAGGTTGCCCGGCGGCGCGTCGGCGCTGGCGACCAGGTCGAAGCGGTCGCCGGCCTTGAGCAGCACCCGGCCTTCGGCGAAGCGTTCGATGCGGATCTTGGGGCCGGGCAGGTCGGCCAGGATGCCGACTTCCACGCCTACCCGCTGCGCGGCCTCGCGCACCGCAGCGGCGCGCGCGACCTGCGAGGAAGGATCGCCGTGCGAGAAATTCAGGCGAACCACGTCGACGCCGGCGGCGAACAAGGCGTCGAGCACGCCCGGCGGATCGGTGGCCGGGCCCAGGGTGGCGAGGATCTTGGTACGGCGCGGGCTGTTGGACATGGCAGACTCTCTGGACTGCGGGCCACGCTAGCACAGCTTGCCGATCGCCACGCGCACCATGACGGAGCCATGACATGTCGCTGTCGGAAAAGAGTGCGGCCATCGCCGCCGCATTGCAGGCCCAGAGCGAATTCCCGCGGCTGCGCGGCGAGCGCGTGAGCTTGCGCGGGCCGCGCGACGAGGACGCCGAGGGCCTGTACGCGTTGTTCTCCGATCCGCAGGTGATGCGCTACTGGAGCCGCCCGGCCATGCGCGAGCGCACGGAGGCGCAGGCCATGATCGACAGCATCCGCCAGAACCAGCAGCAGCGCAGCGCGTTCAACTGGGTGATCGCCGACGGCGCGGACCAGGTCGTGGGCAGCTGCACGCTGTTCCGCTTCGACGCCAACCACCGCCGCGCCGAACTGGGTTATGCCTTGCACCCCTCGCAATGGGGGCGCGGGGTCGCGCGCGAGGCGACCTCGCTGGCGCTGGAGTGGGCCTTCGCTGCGCTGGGCCTGCACCGCGTGGACGCGAGCATCGACCCGGACAACGACGCCTCGCGCACGCTGCTGCACCGGCTGGGCTTCGTCAGCGAGGGCCGGCTGCGCGAGAGTTTCTTCGTCGGCGACAAGGTCACCGACAGCGAACTGCTGGGCCTGCTGGCCTCCGACTGGCGCACGCGCAAACCCTAGGATGCGGTAGGCCGCAGGGCGCAGCCCATCTATGCGGGCTGCGAAGACCGGCGTGGGCGATGCGGCAGGCCGTCACGCGCACCGCATCGCGCATCACGAACTCAGTCGCAAATCCAGGTCCGGCGCACGTAATTGTCGGTGCGTTCGCCCCAGGACACGTACTGGCCGCCGCAGTTGGCGGTGGCGCCGCCGACTTCGTTGCCGGCGTCGTCGAAATAGATCACCGAATAGGCTTCGCCGGCGCGGCCGGCGACGGCGGCGCCGGCGAGCAGCAGCCCCAGCAGGGCGGCGGCGATCGACGCGTTCTTCAGCACACTTGCGTTGCGTTGCATGGCGGGCTCCGTGGGCTAGCGGTCGGGCGACCGCAGCCGGACGCTACGCCCGGACCCCGCCGCAAACCATGACCCGCTTCACAGCCGGCGGCGCCGCGCCCGCGAATTGCGCGCGGGCGCACATCCCGATGCCGATGCGGAGTCGGGCTCAGGCCGCCAGCAAGCCCGGCAGCTGCGCCGGCGCCGCGGCCAGCCGCTGCGCGCCGGCCTGACGCAACTCGTCCTCGCTGCCGAAGCCCCACAGCACGCCCACGCCGGTCATGCCGTGCTGAGCCGCGCCTTCGATGTCCATGCGCCGGTCGCCGATCATCAGGCACTGCGCGGCCTGCAGCCCCAGGCGCTGCAGCGCCTCGGCGATCAGATCCACCTTATGGGTCAGGCGGCCGTCGCGGGTGGAGCCGATCACGTCTTCGAAGTAGGCGCCGAACGGCAGGTGCGCGAGGATGCGGCGCGCGTTGTCCTCGTTCTTGGCGGTGACCACGGCCATGCGGTAGCCGGCCGCGCGCAGCCCTTCCAGGGTCTCGGCGATGCCGTCGTAGACGGTATGCTCGGTCCAGCCTTCGCGGCTGTAGCGTTCCAGGTAGAACGCCACCGCTTGTTCGACCTTGTCGTCGTCGCGCAGCAGCGGCTGGAAACTGGTGCGCAGCGCCGGACCGATCCAGGCGCGCAAGGCCTGTTCGTCGGGCACCGGGTGCTGCAGCCGCTCGAACGCATAGGCGATGGAGCGGTGGATGCCCAGCGAGGAATCGATCAGGGTGCCGTCGAGATCGAAGAACAGGGTGGGCGCGGCCGCGGCCACGCTCAGGCCGCCCGCT
Encoded proteins:
- a CDS encoding class I fructose-bisphosphate aldolase, whose product is MSIEQLAETAQAMVAAGKGIIAIDESTATIAKRFAGVGIENTEENRRGYRELLLSTPKLGDYISGAILYDETLRQSTKAGVPFTKLMMDNGIIPGIKVDKGPQPLAGFPGEVVTEGLDGLRGRLEEYYKLGARFAKWRAVINIGDDIPSGTCIEANSHALARYAALCQEQGLVPMVEPEVIMDGSHDIDTCFEVTEVVLRSLFGALYEQSVMLEGTILKASMVLPGTTCDEQASVEEVAAATLQCLKSTVPATLPGIVFLSGGQSDEDATAHLDMMNRMGPNPWPLSFSYGRAMQSAALKLWSQDLVGNIAAAQQTVFARARDNGLAALGQWEKAA
- a CDS encoding HAD-IA family hydrolase, coding for MSVAAAAPTLFFDLDGTLIDSSLGIHRSIAYAFERLQHPVPDEQALRAWIGPALRTSFQPLLRDDDKVEQAVAFYLERYSREGWTEHTVYDGIAETLEGLRAAGYRMAVVTAKNEDNARRILAHLPFGAYFEDVIGSTRDGRLTHKVDLIAEALQRLGLQAAQCLMIGDRRMDIEGAAQHGMTGVGVLWGFGSEDELRQAGAQRLAAAPAQLPGLLAA
- the pyk gene encoding pyruvate kinase; this translates as MSNSPRRTKILATLGPATDPPGVLDALFAAGVDVVRLNFSHGDPSSQVARAAAVREAAQRVGVEVGILADLPGPKIRIERFAEGRVLLKAGDRFDLVASADAPPGNLREVGVSYLGLPDDVRTDDVLLLDDGLLQLRVTAVEGQRIVTTVLNDGALSDRKGLNKQGGGLSLGALTERDKELIGVAAEIGVDFIAVSFCRNAEDMNEARRIARAAGSDAALVSKIERAEAIENLAEIVEASDVVMVARGDLGVEIGDAELPGLQKKIIRESLARNRVVITATQMLQSMVDSPIPTRAEVLDVANAVIDGTDAVMLSQESAAGRYPIKAVEAMARICLGAERQFDHDTDFEAAPRNLERADQAIAMAAMFLSEHIGVRAIVAMTESGGTARFLSRFRSNAPIYAFSRHDGARRRMALMRDVYPIEFDSRGLASRDAARSAVKQLFDAGKLAIEERVIFTSGDTMEQHGATNTLRLLQVGEGGCAQGLGEL
- the recQ gene encoding DNA helicase RecQ, coding for MSDSALELLRRIFGHSDFRGEQAQIVQHVADGGDALVLMPTGGGKSLCYQLPSLLREGCGLVVSPLIALMQDQVEALRQLGVRAAYLNSTLSADDAAEVERQLLAGELELLYVAPERLLSPRCLNLIDRARIALFAIDEAHCVSQWGHDFRPEYRELTILHERWPDIPRIALTATADAPTQREIAERLNLEDARRFVSSFDRPNLRYRVVHKDNGTRQLLDFLAAHRGESGIVYAFSRRRVEAVAEQLVEAGLRALPYHAGMDAAVRAANQRRFLQEDGVVMVATIAFGMGIDKPDVRFVAHVDLPKSIEGYYQETGRAGRDGEPAEAWLCYGLGDVVNLRQLIQQGEAGEERKRLELRKLDALLGYCESTQCRRQALLGWFGEPHPGACGNCDNCLEPPQSWDGTEAARKALSCVYRTGQRFGAGHVIDVLRGVRTEKVDKFGHERLSTWGIGADLDLRQWSSVFRQLVAAGLLEADIERHGALRLTADSGPVLRGERELRFRVEAPKAARTRGKSRGTAAPAALDLEPAALQRFNALREWRSVTAREQNVPAYVIFHDATLRAIAESAPDDLDELAQIPGIGASKLDRYGEAVLQHLLDHA
- a CDS encoding GNAT family N-acetyltransferase: MSLSEKSAAIAAALQAQSEFPRLRGERVSLRGPRDEDAEGLYALFSDPQVMRYWSRPAMRERTEAQAMIDSIRQNQQQRSAFNWVIADGADQVVGSCTLFRFDANHRRAELGYALHPSQWGRGVAREATSLALEWAFAALGLHRVDASIDPDNDASRTLLHRLGFVSEGRLRESFFVGDKVTDSELLGLLASDWRTRKP
- a CDS encoding DUF6289 family protein; translation: MQRNASVLKNASIAAALLGLLLAGAAVAGRAGEAYSVIYFDDAGNEVGGATANCGGQYVSWGERTDNYVRRTWICD
- a CDS encoding Dps family protein, which codes for MAKPNKTDKPKSGKTKAAKPLSPAASPAAGSAAPSIDIGISPADRKKIAEGLSRFLADSYTLYLKTHNFHWNVTGPMFNALHVMFETQYTEQWTALDEIAERIRALGFNAPGSYAEFVRLSSIPEEPGLTDAADWREMVRQLVVGNEAVCRTARKVLDQADDVDDAPTEDLLTQRLQTHEKYAWMLRSLLQ